The DNA region TCGTGTCGGTGTTCATGGACCAGGAGTTCACGACCCGAGCGAGTGTGGCGACCTTCCATTCCATCAGCTTCTGGGCATCTGCCGGCGCACTCATCAGGCCATTCCGCATAGCCGACTCGAGCTTGTCGATATCGAAGCTCTTGCCCGGCTCGATGCCGATTCGCTTCATTTGGGCAATGATCGGCTCATCGGTGATGTGGGGCGGGTGGAGCTTCATAAGGTCTGCGGCGTAAGCGAAGAAACGGCCGGCCGGCATCGTATCGACCTGGGTCTTCGGCGGCGTCTTCATGTCGACCAGCGGATCGATCTTCACCTCGAGCGGCTTGGGTGTCTTGCCCCATTCGGAGAGCAAAGTGACCTTATAGCCCGCCTGAATTTTGTGAACCGCATCGTAGTCCGGCGGACCGTCGGTCTTGGTTCGACCGATGATCCACACATAGGGCGTAGGCGCGTCGATGCGCCTTGTGTCTTTCGGGAGCTTGAACTCATCGATAAACCGGTCGCGAAGGTCCGGTCTCCATCCGGGCGGCGCAACGAGGAAATTTCCTGCCTGCGTCCCCGTCGTGCGCCAGCCGGGTGAAGCGAAAACGTCCGTCCACATGTCGAGCATCGGCAGAAGATAATAGCGCCCTCCAGTGTCTGGAACGGAAACGATCACCGGCTCGTTCGTCAGATCAAGAAACGCGCTGGAATACAGGGTGTCGAAGTTGGGTCGAACCACCGCCTTGAAGTCGGCGGGTGGAAAGGTTGGCACATTAATGAACATGTTCATTGGGCCACCCAGCGCAGCTTTGCCAGGCTCGACGTTTGTCAACTGCTTCCGCGTCAGGTCCATCGTGACGAGCGAATAAAAGTAGAGGTAAGCATCGACTCCGATGGCATGAGCCTCCTGCTCGCTGACGGGCTGCGAGGCTGTCTGCGCGACGGAAGCAGGAACGCTCATTGCCCCGATAAGAAGGCTCAGGCTCAGAGCAGCGGCTGTTCCACGCATAGAATGCTCCCACTCTGGACCATCGATCCCTTTGCGAGCGGGATCGCAATCGTTCAAAGTCTCGAGACGCTATCACACGTTACCTTGTCCGCTAGATTGTCCGCTGCTCGGGCATTGGGCAATATGTGGAAGTACGTATCGCTTCGGCACCGCGTACCGGATTGCGTGTTCTGCTTAGATAAGACGGCTGCGACTCTTAGCTTGCGCCCTCCTAGCGTTTGTGCCGCCTGCATCTCGATTGCCAACCGTAACAAAGGGAGGCTATTCTCACTTCACCCGAGCGTCGCATGGACGCCGGAAATCAGGGAGGCAAACTATGAGACCGTGGATCATTTTGCCGACATTCCTTGCGCTCGCTTTGTTCGTGGCGATTCCCGCTTCGACGAAGACCCACGCGATGAGTATTGGCGCGGTGGTCACCAAGGCAGACGACAGCTTGATCGTCTTGAGCGCGGTCAGCGCCGCCGCGAGGAAGGCTTGCCATCATTTCCGCAACCGGACGCAGCGCCACAAGTGCGAGCACGAACACATGTAGGCTGGCCCGCTAGCGCACTCATGTGACTGGGCGCCGCTGCCCTTTCGGGGCGGCGGCGTCCTCGCCGATCGTCAGGTTCAGCGCTACGAGAGCTGCTCTACAATTCTGCCAACTCCAGCGAAGCCTTCATTTTCGCGCGCGTCGCAAAGCTCAAAGGCGTCAACTTCCTCCTCTCGCCCTTTTACATGGACGGCACCGAGCGGCCGGAAGCGAAAGCTGGATCTTGCTCCGCCGGCTACGGCGGCGCTAACCAGGATCGTCGTTTTGAATTCCTTGTTGAGGCCTTCGAGCCGAGAGGCGACGTTCACCGCATCGCCCATCGCCGTATATTGAAAACGATCCTTGGCGCCGACGCTGCCGACAACCACGGCGCCGGTATGAATGCCGAAGCGCGTGCCAAATTCGGGAGCGCCGCGTCTTCTTTGGTTCGCATTGAAGTCATCGATCCGCGCTTTCAGCTCCAAGGCGCAGAGACAAGCGCGGTCGATATGCAAATCATCCGGTTGCGGCGCGTTCCAAAGGGCAAAGACGGCATCGCCCGAAAACTGGATGATGACGCCGCGGCGGCGTTGAACGATCTCGCTGAAGAGGTCGAAATAATCAGAGAGCATCGACACCACGTCTTCGGCCGAGTGCCGTTCGCAGACCGTCGTGAAATCCATGATGTCGCTGAACAGCGCCGTCACGTTCTGCCGCTTCCCAGTGCGGCCGGTGAACTCGCGCGATCCGATGATGCGCCGCACGAGCTCCTTCGGCACGTAGAGGCCAAAGGTGGAAATCGTTTCACGCGCGGCGCTCACCGCCGCTCCGAGCTGCGATATCTCAGCGATTCGAGACCTGACCCGCTCGGTTGCCCCGAGCTCGAAGCGTCTCAGCCCATGGGCCTGAGCGGTGATTGCGCCGAGTGAGCGGCTCATCCGGCTCGCGACCAGGAAGGCGCACAATACGCCGATCGCGAGGACGACCGCAGAAAGCATCAGCCCCTGCTCGAGGAGCCGCTCGCTCGCGGCCGTGAGGTCGGAGACCGGTGCGATCGAAGCGATGTGCCCTCCCTCGAGCAAAGGTGTCGACGATATCGACAAGATGACGAGCAGGTAGTCGCGGCCATTGACGGGAAGCGTCCAGGTTCCGCTCCCGCCGCGTTCGATGCCGGCGATCACAGCCCTGGCGCGGTCGATGAGGCGGCCCGATTCGCTCTGAAAGGGCGGGCAGTTCTCGGTGCATTGAGCCTCGATCGCGGAAATTTGGTCTGATCTGGCGATCAGGCGGCTCGATGCATCGAAGACGAAGACCCTCGAACTGGGCGTGATCAACTGCGTGGAAAGGAACGCGTCTATGGTCCCCAGCAGGACGTCGGCCCCCATGACGATCGTGCCATAAGCGGAATGACGTCGCGCAAGGGTGATTCCAAGCTCGTCGGTCGTCGCCATGTGGTAGGGAGCGGTCGAGACCAGCGAGGCTTGTTGCACCGCGGATAGATACCAGGGCCGTGTGCGCGGATCATAATTCGCAGGCTGCGGATCGGTGCTCGCCAGCCAGCGACCGTCGGCATCGATGAATTCCCAACGCGATGTGCGCCGCCCCTGATCATCGATCGCAATGATCCGCGTCGCAAATGC from Rhizobiales bacterium GAS188 includes:
- a CDS encoding dihydroorotase; translation: MRGTAAALSLSLLIGAMSVPASVAQTASQPVSEQEAHAIGVDAYLYFYSLVTMDLTRKQLTNVEPGKAALGGPMNMFINVPTFPPADFKAVVRPNFDTLYSSAFLDLTNEPVIVSVPDTGGRYYLLPMLDMWTDVFASPGWRTTGTQAGNFLVAPPGWRPDLRDRFIDEFKLPKDTRRIDAPTPYVWIIGRTKTDGPPDYDAVHKIQAGYKVTLLSEWGKTPKPLEVKIDPLVDMKTPPKTQVDTMPAGRFFAYAADLMKLHPPHITDEPIIAQMKRIGIEPGKSFDIDKLESAMRNGLMSAPADAQKLMEWKVATLARVVNSWSMNTDTMGVYGNYYLKRALITQFGLGANLPEDAIYPLNLGDEAGKPLDGANKYTLHFEKGAIPPVNAFWSVTLYDAEGFQVGNPLDRFAVSSWMPFKYNLDGSLDLYFQNESPGKDNEANWLPAPKGVFNLTMRLYGPKSEALTGKWNPPPVTRVQAKPLLIAQ
- a CDS encoding adenylate cyclase, whose product is MLLIATSAVLIGLNFYQGRRVALASASQEMRIFSERIVDRYRIVFGSAALAVEVASSSEVVRRPETEDQATLGRFLQRLLRSSEYIDGAYVGYPTGAFVHVVNVKKNPLWRAALLGPDDAAFATRIIAIDDQGRRTSRWEFIDADGRWLASTDPQPANYDPRTRPWYLSAVQQASLVSTAPYHMATTDELGITLARRHSAYGTIVMGADVLLGTIDAFLSTQLITPSSRVFVFDASSRLIARSDQISAIEAQCTENCPPFQSESGRLIDRARAVIAGIERGGSGTWTLPVNGRDYLLVILSISSTPLLEGGHIASIAPVSDLTAASERLLEQGLMLSAVVLAIGVLCAFLVASRMSRSLGAITAQAHGLRRFELGATERVRSRIAEISQLGAAVSAARETISTFGLYVPKELVRRIIGSREFTGRTGKRQNVTALFSDIMDFTTVCERHSAEDVVSMLSDYFDLFSEIVQRRRGVIIQFSGDAVFALWNAPQPDDLHIDRACLCALELKARIDDFNANQRRRGAPEFGTRFGIHTGAVVVGSVGAKDRFQYTAMGDAVNVASRLEGLNKEFKTTILVSAAVAGGARSSFRFRPLGAVHVKGREEEVDAFELCDARENEGFAGVGRIVEQLS